One segment of Nostoc flagelliforme CCNUN1 DNA contains the following:
- a CDS encoding DUF3598 family protein: MSNIREGMPVLVRHEGDWVGTYTVIDTAGKILDSYESHLTCQFPENGPHPYYQINRYKWSDGKQEEYEFPGSYKDNKLWFDTDRIDGKAWEADDSIVILWFSYKTNPEMSLYEMIYISPDNNNRARTWHWFKNNKIFQRTLIQEERVR; encoded by the coding sequence ATGTCAAATATTCGAGAAGGTATGCCAGTACTTGTCCGTCATGAAGGAGATTGGGTAGGAACTTATACAGTAATTGATACAGCCGGAAAAATCCTTGACAGCTACGAGTCTCACTTAACTTGTCAATTTCCAGAAAATGGCCCTCATCCATACTACCAAATCAATCGCTATAAATGGTCTGATGGTAAACAAGAGGAGTATGAATTTCCAGGAAGCTATAAAGATAATAAGCTGTGGTTTGACACCGATCGCATAGATGGAAAAGCCTGGGAAGCCGATGACTCCATTGTGATTTTGTGGTTTAGTTATAAAACAAACCCAGAGATGAGCTTATACGAAATGATCTATATTAGCCCTGACAATAACAATCGTGCCCGCACTTGGCATTGGTTTAAGAACAACAAAATTTTTCAACGCACCTTAATTCAAGAAGAACGGGTAAGATAG